In Marinomonas posidonica IVIA-Po-181, a single window of DNA contains:
- a CDS encoding Spy/CpxP family protein refolding chaperone has product MLTNKRTARIAVICLGIALMAGVTMKAFAEPEEAKIASPNHQQLAERIAEKLGLNRDVEQKVSELFERDGQKIHKIQEQLHKTQVALSQLTPNSKGYLKQVDALADKSAKQTKALTMAYAENRASLYELLTPKQIKMLETPATPDNQK; this is encoded by the coding sequence ATGTTGACCAACAAAAGAACAGCAAGGATTGCCGTCATATGTTTAGGCATTGCGCTAATGGCGGGTGTGACAATGAAAGCCTTTGCTGAGCCGGAAGAAGCAAAAATAGCTTCCCCTAACCATCAACAATTGGCGGAGCGCATTGCTGAGAAGTTGGGATTGAACCGTGATGTGGAGCAGAAAGTGTCTGAATTGTTCGAACGAGATGGCCAAAAAATCCATAAAATTCAAGAACAACTACATAAAACTCAAGTGGCGTTGAGTCAGCTTACGCCAAATTCAAAAGGGTATTTGAAGCAAGTTGATGCTCTGGCGGATAAAAGCGCCAAGCAAACTAAGGCGTTAACCATGGCCTATGCGGAGAATCGTGCGTCTCTGTATGAATTGCTAACACCGAAGCAGATTAAAATGTTGGAAACGCCAGCGACACCAGATAATCAAAAATAA
- the thiH gene encoding 2-iminoacetate synthase ThiH — translation MSKVSVVRIVEQSQAITGQFSQVLDDMDWQAMSRSHQMKTEQDVIRALAKDKLGVEDFAALISSAAEPYLLEMVAKSEGITQQRFGNTISLFAPLYLSNACANECTYCGFSMSNAIRRLTLNEQQVDAEVAAIKAKGFDHILLVTGETNKVAMPYFERMLPRIKPHFSQLSMEVQPLEMADYERLQQLGLDAVLVYQETYRRKTYLEHHLRGNKGNFNYRLDALDRIGQAQIHKIGLGVLLGLEDWRTDSIAMAHHLRHLQKRYWRSRFSVAFPRIRPCEGGIEPKSVISDRQLVQLIAAWRLFDADLEMSLSTRESPTFRQHAVKMGFTTMSAESKTQPGGYAEEAQPALEQFQISDERSVSDIAAMIHAQGKEVVWKDWDPALTSRF, via the coding sequence ATGAGTAAAGTGTCTGTTGTTCGCATAGTTGAGCAAAGCCAAGCCATTACAGGCCAGTTCAGTCAGGTACTTGACGATATGGACTGGCAAGCAATGTCACGTAGTCATCAGATGAAAACCGAACAAGATGTCATTCGGGCTTTGGCAAAAGATAAGCTGGGCGTGGAAGATTTTGCGGCGTTAATTTCGTCTGCCGCAGAACCTTATTTGCTGGAGATGGTGGCCAAGAGTGAAGGTATCACTCAACAGCGTTTCGGTAACACGATCAGTTTATTTGCGCCGCTTTATTTGTCAAATGCTTGTGCCAATGAATGTACCTACTGTGGTTTCTCTATGTCGAATGCTATTCGTCGTTTGACCCTTAATGAACAGCAAGTAGATGCTGAGGTGGCCGCTATTAAGGCGAAAGGATTTGACCATATTCTTTTGGTTACAGGCGAAACAAATAAGGTTGCCATGCCGTATTTCGAGCGTATGTTGCCGCGAATAAAGCCCCATTTTAGTCAGCTATCTATGGAAGTTCAGCCATTAGAAATGGCTGATTATGAGCGGCTTCAGCAATTGGGATTGGATGCGGTCTTGGTATATCAAGAAACCTACCGACGTAAAACCTATCTAGAGCATCATTTACGAGGCAATAAAGGCAATTTTAACTATCGTTTAGATGCGCTGGATCGTATTGGTCAAGCACAGATTCACAAAATAGGATTAGGGGTGCTACTAGGCTTAGAGGATTGGCGTACAGACTCTATTGCTATGGCTCATCATCTTCGTCATTTGCAAAAGCGCTATTGGCGTAGCCGTTTTAGTGTGGCATTTCCTAGAATTCGTCCTTGTGAAGGAGGGATCGAGCCTAAATCAGTGATCAGTGACCGCCAATTGGTACAACTGATTGCCGCTTGGCGGTTGTTTGATGCGGATTTAGAGATGAGTTTGTCGACACGGGAATCTCCCACATTTAGGCAGCATGCCGTGAAAATGGGCTTTACGACTATGAGTGCTGAGTCTAAAACGCAGCCGGGAGGGTATGCTGAAGAAGCTCAGCCAGCACTGGAACAATTTCAGATTAGTGATGAGAGAAGTGTTTCTGACATTGCGGCTATGATTCATGCTCAAGGAAAAGAGGTGGTTTGGAAAGATTGGGATCCTGCCTTAACGAGTCGTTTCTAA
- a CDS encoding thiazole synthase codes for MTPLIIADQEFGSRLFVGTGKYASAEAMTESILASGAELVTLSLRRLDLQHQTDNILKPLQRMGVKLLPNTSGARNAQEAIFASELAREALQTNWVKLEIHPDPRYLMPDGNETLVAAEALIKKGFVVMPYVHADPVLCKRLEEVGCQCVMPLGSPIGSNMGLASRPFLDIILEQANVPVIVDAGIGAPSDASLALEMGADAVLVNTAMAVAKQPKQMSKAFRLAVEAGRLAYESGLGEKRFDAAHATSPLTEFIGALS; via the coding sequence ATGACACCACTAATTATTGCAGATCAAGAATTTGGCTCTCGTTTATTTGTCGGTACTGGAAAGTACGCTAGTGCCGAGGCGATGACGGAATCTATTTTGGCCAGTGGCGCTGAATTGGTAACCCTATCTCTACGACGTTTAGATTTGCAGCATCAAACAGACAATATTCTGAAACCCTTGCAAAGAATGGGGGTAAAGCTATTACCTAATACGTCCGGGGCAAGAAATGCACAAGAAGCCATTTTTGCGTCCGAGCTGGCTCGTGAGGCGTTGCAGACGAATTGGGTGAAATTGGAAATACACCCAGACCCTCGTTATTTGATGCCGGATGGTAATGAAACCTTGGTCGCAGCAGAGGCCTTGATAAAAAAAGGCTTTGTGGTCATGCCTTATGTGCATGCTGATCCTGTTTTGTGTAAGCGCCTAGAAGAGGTGGGGTGTCAATGTGTGATGCCGTTAGGCTCGCCGATTGGATCGAATATGGGGCTGGCGAGTCGACCCTTTTTAGACATTATTCTTGAGCAAGCAAATGTGCCAGTGATTGTGGATGCTGGGATTGGAGCGCCATCGGATGCCTCTTTGGCTCTAGAGATGGGGGCGGATGCGGTCTTGGTGAATACCGCGATGGCAGTAGCGAAACAACCTAAACAAATGAGTAAGGCGTTTCGTTTAGCGGTTGAAGCGGGTCGATTAGCCTACGAATCCGGATTGGGTGAAAAGCGATTTGATGCGGCGCACGCTACCAGCCCACTGACCGAGTTTATTGGGGCTTTATCATGA
- the thiS gene encoding sulfur carrier protein ThiS: MKIYLNDKLFEFDGRHIQDLLDVLQKESSGVAVAIDQNIIPRSVWATTDLFASCRVFIFESIAGG; encoded by the coding sequence ATGAAGATATATCTTAATGACAAGTTGTTTGAATTTGATGGTCGTCATATACAAGACTTACTTGATGTTTTGCAAAAAGAGTCCTCTGGTGTGGCGGTAGCCATAGATCAAAACATTATTCCTCGCAGCGTTTGGGCAACGACCGATCTGTTTGCCTCTTGCCGAGTGTTTATTTTTGAATCCATTGCTGGAGGTTAG
- the thiE gene encoding thiamine phosphate synthase codes for MSKPPVIWCVGGSDSSAHAGLQADLRTGQDLGCHMQSIVTCVTAQNSKVVELVEPVSVAMFDAQWQVLLDDVYPQAIKVSLLPNHELVVACSKWLEKIKRQRPEINIVFDPVMAASSETGNRLQQSEAAVDLLTLMLPYVDYITPNLLEFEALTQISAHQAVNQIAFQIIEKYGVSQVSWLLKGGHYADAAATDWWFKGERVCGFSTEKLSVHNTRGTGCTLSTALSCFLGYDYFADDAITMAKAYITGALKTGVQIGQGAGPLGRPGWPEQIENLPEILMANMRLGQPLPFPMVDVDLMGVYPVVDSIAWLELVLRQGVRMAQLRIKDTDAVGLDEQIQQAILLGKTHQAQVFINDHWEKAIKYGAYGVHLGQEDLQVADLTHIQQAGLRLGVSTHGYFEIARALAFNPSYIALGHIYPTQTKQMPSQPQGLKRLQHYVNLLKGHYPTVAIGGINCERFAAVAATGVNSVALVTAITLAEAPERVTRFLIGEFEQSKEVGNEDIS; via the coding sequence ATGTCAAAACCTCCTGTTATTTGGTGTGTTGGCGGGTCTGACTCGTCGGCACATGCAGGATTGCAAGCCGACTTACGAACCGGGCAAGACCTAGGATGCCATATGCAATCGATCGTGACCTGTGTCACGGCTCAAAACTCCAAAGTCGTTGAATTGGTTGAGCCAGTCAGTGTGGCGATGTTTGATGCACAGTGGCAGGTCCTGTTGGATGATGTTTATCCTCAAGCCATTAAGGTGAGTTTGTTACCTAATCATGAGTTGGTTGTCGCGTGCAGTAAGTGGTTAGAAAAAATAAAACGACAACGCCCAGAGATTAACATTGTGTTTGATCCTGTCATGGCGGCCAGCAGTGAGACTGGTAATCGGCTGCAACAAAGTGAGGCGGCGGTCGATTTGCTAACTCTGATGCTGCCTTATGTCGATTATATCACTCCGAATTTGTTGGAATTTGAAGCGCTTACTCAGATTTCGGCACATCAAGCGGTGAATCAAATCGCCTTTCAAATCATCGAAAAATATGGCGTTAGCCAAGTTTCTTGGTTGCTGAAAGGGGGGCATTATGCCGATGCCGCTGCGACAGATTGGTGGTTTAAAGGCGAAAGAGTGTGTGGTTTTTCAACGGAAAAATTGTCTGTCCACAATACCCGTGGAACAGGCTGCACGTTATCAACCGCCTTGTCCTGCTTTTTGGGATATGACTACTTTGCTGATGATGCGATCACTATGGCTAAGGCATACATTACAGGCGCACTCAAAACGGGCGTGCAAATTGGGCAGGGAGCTGGCCCATTGGGAAGGCCTGGGTGGCCGGAGCAGATTGAAAACTTGCCTGAAATCCTTATGGCCAACATGAGATTAGGGCAACCTCTTCCATTTCCAATGGTGGATGTGGATTTAATGGGCGTTTATCCTGTTGTCGATTCGATTGCTTGGTTGGAATTGGTATTAAGGCAAGGCGTTCGCATGGCGCAATTGCGTATTAAAGATACGGATGCTGTAGGACTGGATGAGCAAATTCAACAAGCAATTTTGCTAGGGAAAACCCATCAAGCGCAGGTGTTCATCAATGATCACTGGGAAAAAGCCATCAAGTACGGAGCCTATGGCGTTCATTTAGGGCAAGAAGACTTGCAAGTGGCTGACTTAACACATATTCAACAAGCTGGTTTGCGCTTAGGGGTTAGCACGCATGGGTATTTTGAAATCGCTCGAGCCTTGGCCTTCAACCCCAGCTATATTGCCTTGGGTCACATCTATCCAACGCAAACAAAACAAATGCCATCTCAACCTCAGGGGCTTAAGCGTCTGCAGCATTATGTTAATTTACTAAAGGGTCATTACCCAACCGTAGCCATTGGCGGAATTAACTGCGAACGCTTTGCCGCGGTTGCGGCCACAGGGGTGAACAGTGTGGCTTTGGTTACCGCCATTACCTTGGCCGAAGCACCAGAGCGGGTGACTCGCTTCTTGATAGGGGAGTTTGAACAATCAAAGGAGGTCGGAAATGAAGATATATCTTAA
- the thiC gene encoding phosphomethylpyrimidine synthase ThiC has translation MSSHNNKKPNKLSREASRLAAKAFIESLQATPFPASERIYLKGKQDGVRVPMRKINLTDTPIGSDSAKLTFEPNEAIFVYDCSGPYGDPQEKIDVHQGINPQRANWIEERNDTETLSVVSSSFTQSRLDDGKLDELRFQYLPKIRRAKSAQCVTQMHYAKKGIITPEMEYIAIRENQNLQAIKSELLLKQHPGHSFGANLQDRITPEFVRDEVAKGRAIIPNNINHPESEPMIIGRNFLVKVNANIGNSAVTSSIEEEVEKLVWSTRWGADTVMDLSTGKNIHETREWILRNSPVPIGTVPIYQALEKVDGVAENLNWEVFRDTLIEQAEQGVDYFTIHAGVLLRYVPLTAKRLTGIVSRGGSIMAKWCLAHHTESFLYERFRDICDICAAYDVALSLGDGLRPGSIMDANDEAQMSELRTLGELTKVAWEYDVQVMIEGPGHVPMQLIEQNMTEQLEHCHEAPFYTLGPLTQDIAPGYDHITSGIGAAQIGWYGCAMLCYVTPKEHLGLPNKEDVKQGLITYKIAAHAADLAKGHPGAQIRDNALSKARFEFRWEDQFNLSLDPETARTYHDETLPQASGKVAHFCSMCGPKFCSMKITQEVRDYAAGLEANGIDLVAIEEDNPIAGMQKMSEQFRDLGSDVYLTTDKFDSNLLARSSKNEASAASKTVLTTDLETGHP, from the coding sequence ATGTCTAGTCACAACAACAAAAAACCAAACAAGCTGTCACGCGAAGCGTCTCGTTTGGCAGCAAAAGCTTTTATCGAGTCACTTCAAGCCACGCCTTTTCCAGCTTCGGAACGTATTTATCTAAAGGGTAAGCAGGATGGTGTACGTGTGCCAATGCGTAAAATCAATCTCACGGACACGCCGATTGGTTCGGATTCTGCCAAGTTAACCTTTGAACCAAACGAAGCCATCTTTGTATACGATTGTTCCGGACCTTACGGTGATCCACAGGAAAAAATTGATGTTCATCAAGGGATCAATCCACAGCGAGCCAATTGGATTGAAGAGCGTAATGATACAGAAACGCTCTCAGTAGTCAGTTCAAGCTTTACTCAATCTCGATTAGACGATGGTAAGTTAGATGAATTGCGGTTCCAGTATTTACCCAAAATACGCCGTGCTAAGTCTGCTCAATGTGTCACTCAAATGCACTATGCCAAAAAGGGAATAATAACCCCTGAGATGGAATACATTGCGATTCGTGAAAATCAAAACTTGCAGGCCATCAAGAGTGAGTTGCTTTTAAAACAGCATCCTGGTCATAGTTTTGGGGCCAACCTGCAAGATAGGATTACACCGGAATTTGTGCGAGATGAAGTGGCAAAAGGTCGTGCCATTATTCCAAATAATATTAACCACCCAGAATCTGAACCGATGATCATAGGCCGCAATTTCCTGGTCAAGGTGAATGCCAATATTGGTAATTCGGCGGTCACGTCTTCCATTGAAGAAGAAGTGGAAAAACTGGTTTGGTCGACTCGTTGGGGGGCGGATACTGTAATGGATTTGTCCACGGGGAAAAACATACACGAAACCCGTGAATGGATTCTACGAAATTCACCTGTCCCTATTGGTACTGTGCCGATTTATCAAGCGTTGGAAAAAGTCGATGGCGTTGCTGAAAATCTAAACTGGGAGGTATTTCGTGACACCTTGATTGAACAGGCGGAGCAAGGTGTGGACTACTTCACGATCCACGCTGGCGTTTTGTTGCGTTATGTCCCGCTTACCGCGAAGCGTTTGACCGGCATTGTGTCTCGCGGCGGTTCTATTATGGCCAAATGGTGTTTGGCTCATCATACGGAAAGTTTTTTGTATGAACGCTTCCGTGATATTTGTGACATCTGTGCGGCATACGATGTGGCGCTGTCATTGGGGGACGGGTTACGCCCGGGCTCTATTATGGACGCGAATGATGAAGCACAAATGTCAGAATTGAGAACCCTAGGCGAATTAACAAAGGTGGCTTGGGAGTACGATGTACAAGTCATGATTGAAGGGCCAGGGCATGTTCCGATGCAATTAATTGAGCAGAATATGACTGAGCAATTAGAGCATTGTCATGAAGCGCCTTTTTATACTTTAGGGCCGTTAACACAAGACATCGCACCGGGTTATGACCATATTACGTCTGGTATTGGTGCGGCTCAGATCGGTTGGTATGGCTGTGCTATGTTGTGTTATGTGACGCCGAAAGAGCATTTAGGTTTGCCGAATAAGGAAGATGTAAAGCAAGGCTTGATCACCTATAAAATTGCCGCTCATGCAGCGGATCTTGCCAAGGGGCATCCAGGTGCGCAAATTCGAGATAATGCTCTTTCTAAGGCTCGTTTTGAATTTCGCTGGGAAGATCAATTCAATTTGTCCCTTGACCCAGAAACAGCCCGTACCTATCACGATGAAACCTTGCCTCAAGCGTCTGGTAAAGTGGCGCATTTCTGCTCTATGTGTGGACCGAAATTCTGCTCGATGAAGATTACTCAAGAAGTTCGTGACTATGCGGCTGGGTTAGAGGCGAATGGAATTGATTTAGTCGCTATTGAGGAGGATAACCCGATTGCCGGCATGCAAAAAATGTCTGAACAATTTCGTGATTTAGGCAGTGATGTGTATTTGACGACGGATAAGTTTGATTCAAATCTATTGGCCAGATCGTCAAAAAATGAGGCGTCAGCGGCAAGCAAAACGGTTTTGACAACAGATCTTGAAACAGGGCACCCTTAA
- the rsmI gene encoding 16S rRNA (cytidine(1402)-2'-O)-methyltransferase, whose translation MVSHTSDEVRGSLYIVATPIGNLDDFTKRAEQTLRNVDYIAAEDTRHTRRLLNHFGIEAKLFSVHDHNEKDKAEYVASLLSEGKNLALVSDAGTPLISDPGYHLVSSLRALGHKVVPVPGSCAVVAALCASGLATDQFFFAGFVPAKSKARRDVFTSWAKQAGTVVFYESTHRIYDSIGDLQVVYGDQANLVLAREITKTFETFLSGSPSQVLQQFDEDANQMKGEFVVMLNLSLPEEDESLQEARRVLTLLLEESLPLKQAAAIAAKFTGGKKNQLYKLALEMQQD comes from the coding sequence ATGGTATCACATACTTCGGATGAAGTGAGAGGGTCGCTGTATATAGTTGCGACACCAATAGGCAATCTAGACGACTTCACCAAAAGAGCGGAACAGACTTTACGCAATGTAGACTATATCGCGGCTGAAGATACTCGACACACTCGTCGATTGTTGAATCATTTTGGCATTGAGGCCAAGCTCTTTTCCGTACACGACCACAATGAAAAAGACAAAGCTGAGTACGTCGCCAGTTTGTTGTCGGAAGGTAAAAACCTCGCGCTGGTATCCGATGCGGGTACTCCCTTAATTTCTGATCCAGGTTATCATTTGGTTTCAAGCTTAAGGGCATTGGGTCACAAGGTTGTACCGGTTCCTGGCTCATGTGCTGTGGTTGCGGCTTTGTGTGCTTCTGGCTTAGCAACGGACCAGTTTTTCTTCGCAGGTTTTGTGCCAGCTAAAAGTAAAGCACGTCGTGATGTATTTACTTCTTGGGCCAAGCAAGCAGGTACAGTCGTATTCTACGAATCAACTCACCGTATTTATGATTCCATTGGCGATCTTCAGGTTGTGTATGGTGATCAAGCCAATTTAGTGTTGGCTCGAGAAATTACCAAAACATTTGAAACCTTCTTATCTGGTTCTCCTAGTCAGGTTCTCCAGCAGTTTGATGAAGATGCTAACCAGATGAAAGGGGAGTTTGTGGTAATGTTGAATTTATCTCTGCCAGAAGAAGATGAATCACTGCAGGAGGCGCGCCGTGTTTTGACTTTGCTGCTAGAAGAATCCTTGCCTTTGAAGCAAGCAGCAGCGATTGCGGCTAAGTTCACTGGTGGGAAAAAGAATCAACTGTATAAATTGGCGTTAGAAATGCAGCAAGACTGA
- a CDS encoding penicillin-binding protein activator yields MLPLSFVIFKIMSLNNYRIISLTLCSFLLAACNSANLNLPQQNTTLVQQNTATQERTLPPSIYQPKKTSSSDQAIRDALQQAQKNYDDGNFIQAISILEKNVLGKDSSVQFDAFLLAANINAQLDNALDAFDLLNNAEQLAIARHPDKQNALQETRASIFEHFSNWPEAVKLRMALSYSLPLNEGASNQAKLWLAVQNLTQNEIDSLYQEQQPILNGWLTISNILRDQSLSIEQQLANYQTWQQENTNHPAAISPPQDFQIMASVEEMAPEKVVLMLPMTGKLKRASQAIVDGFFATYYNQREKRPQVNIVDVDQFNDINSALQAANEMMPDIIIGPLQKNNVAKISRLVLPHPVIALNQLDFNEAAQNLFHFSLNAEDEIHELISFAKQEGATKAAVLSTQDTWALKQNDEFTQAAQQEHVTITSTQSYANTPQGRQNAVQKLLLINESTSRRKSIEKWTGSKVESIARPRQDLDYVFYVGKLNDAKQIRPLLDFYFADSVPMLATSSLNDSAPDKNGKAEDIERILFTELPALSSDNKTASALPANPGSNILRRLQAMGADSYLLANKYQLFALLKSTKISANTGIITMDDKGVFHKRPEIMTYRRGNLVYARSKQFFQSKENNSEE; encoded by the coding sequence ATGTTGCCTCTTTCATTTGTCATTTTTAAGATTATGAGCCTAAATAATTACCGCATCATATCATTAACCCTTTGCTCTTTTCTGCTGGCTGCCTGTAATTCCGCGAATTTAAATTTGCCTCAGCAGAACACGACATTAGTACAGCAAAATACAGCTACCCAAGAGCGCACATTACCACCTAGCATTTACCAGCCGAAAAAGACCTCAAGCTCAGATCAAGCTATTCGCGATGCCCTACAACAGGCACAGAAAAACTATGACGATGGCAATTTCATCCAAGCCATTTCAATCCTAGAAAAGAATGTTTTAGGAAAAGACTCATCTGTCCAGTTTGATGCTTTCTTACTAGCAGCAAACATCAATGCTCAGTTAGATAATGCCTTAGACGCATTTGATCTACTCAATAATGCCGAACAGCTTGCTATAGCTCGTCATCCAGACAAGCAAAATGCACTTCAAGAAACACGCGCTAGCATTTTCGAGCATTTTAGCAACTGGCCGGAAGCGGTTAAACTTAGAATGGCATTAAGCTATAGCCTGCCACTGAATGAAGGTGCATCCAATCAAGCAAAACTTTGGCTCGCGGTTCAAAACCTGACACAAAACGAAATTGACAGCCTATATCAAGAACAGCAACCTATTTTGAATGGCTGGTTAACCATCAGTAATATTTTGCGGGATCAGTCTCTATCGATTGAACAACAATTAGCCAACTATCAAACATGGCAACAAGAAAACACCAATCACCCTGCCGCAATCTCCCCACCACAAGACTTTCAAATCATGGCGTCTGTTGAAGAAATGGCACCTGAAAAAGTCGTGTTAATGCTACCAATGACTGGGAAATTAAAGCGCGCATCTCAAGCCATTGTCGACGGCTTTTTTGCCACCTATTACAATCAAAGAGAAAAACGTCCGCAGGTTAATATCGTTGATGTGGACCAGTTTAATGACATCAACAGTGCTTTACAGGCCGCCAATGAAATGATGCCTGATATTATCATTGGGCCACTTCAAAAGAATAATGTTGCTAAGATCAGCCGTCTTGTCTTACCGCACCCTGTGATTGCTCTAAATCAATTAGACTTTAATGAAGCCGCTCAGAATTTGTTCCATTTTTCTCTTAACGCCGAAGATGAAATTCATGAACTGATTAGTTTTGCCAAACAAGAAGGCGCCACTAAAGCCGCTGTATTAAGTACTCAAGATACTTGGGCCCTGAAACAAAATGATGAATTTACCCAAGCGGCCCAACAAGAGCACGTGACCATTACGTCTACTCAGTCCTATGCGAATACGCCACAGGGACGTCAAAATGCGGTTCAAAAGTTACTGCTCATTAATGAAAGTACATCACGACGAAAATCCATCGAAAAATGGACCGGCAGTAAGGTTGAAAGCATCGCCCGACCAAGACAAGATTTAGATTACGTATTTTATGTAGGCAAACTAAACGACGCCAAACAGATTCGCCCCTTGCTGGATTTCTATTTTGCTGACTCTGTTCCTATGCTAGCTACAAGCAGCTTAAATGACAGTGCTCCTGACAAAAATGGTAAAGCAGAAGATATTGAGCGCATCTTATTTACTGAGCTACCTGCTTTATCTTCCGACAACAAAACCGCTAGCGCCTTACCCGCTAACCCAGGGTCAAATATTTTACGTCGACTACAAGCAATGGGAGCAGACTCTTATTTATTGGCAAACAAATACCAGCTGTTTGCCTTGTTAAAAAGTACTAAAATTTCTGCCAATACAGGCATTATCACCATGGATGATAAAGGCGTTTTTCATAAGCGACCTGAGATAATGACCTACCGAAGAGGGAATTTGGTTTATGCGCGCAGTAAGCAGTTTTTTCAAAGTAAAGAAAATAACAGCGAAGAATAA
- a CDS encoding YraN family protein, which yields MRAVSSFFKVKKITAKNNGQKAEQEAEAFLCRKGLTFVERNFYCRTGEIDLIFLDQQTYVFVEVRFRADPKHGTAAESLSSSKLKKIRNSAALWLQKNNKSDVSSRFDAVLFDIKIDHKHLTWLKAVF from the coding sequence ATGCGCGCAGTAAGCAGTTTTTTCAAAGTAAAGAAAATAACAGCGAAGAATAATGGACAAAAAGCAGAGCAAGAAGCCGAAGCTTTTTTGTGCCGTAAAGGATTAACCTTTGTAGAGCGTAATTTCTATTGCCGAACAGGCGAAATAGACCTGATTTTTCTCGATCAACAAACCTATGTATTTGTCGAGGTTAGGTTTCGAGCAGACCCTAAGCATGGGACGGCCGCAGAAAGTTTAAGCTCATCGAAATTAAAAAAAATTCGCAATAGCGCGGCATTATGGCTACAAAAAAACAACAAATCTGACGTCTCCAGTCGTTTCGATGCCGTACTATTTGATATAAAAATTGACCATAAACATTTAACTTGGCTTAAAGCAGTATTTTAA
- a CDS encoding SIS domain-containing protein, whose protein sequence is MDFQEAIYTQFAQSFEAQQQALESLPPYIEHAGKVIFSSIASGGKIICIGNSTGSHLAQYFSTLMLDKMDRERPGLPAINLSGEGSSILAITHNDSYHDVFSKQITALGNPNDILFVIANRGNTSPIIQAIQAAHERKMSVVALTSPEAKNISSLTSQDDTEIKVNLLGTARVHECQITVIHTLVDLLERQLFGYED, encoded by the coding sequence ATGGATTTTCAAGAAGCAATATACACTCAATTTGCACAAAGTTTTGAAGCGCAACAGCAAGCACTAGAAAGCCTTCCTCCTTACATTGAACATGCTGGGAAAGTCATTTTCAGCAGCATTGCTTCAGGCGGTAAAATTATTTGCATCGGCAACAGCACTGGTTCACATTTGGCTCAGTACTTTAGCACCTTGATGCTGGATAAAATGGACAGGGAGCGCCCGGGATTGCCCGCAATTAATTTAAGCGGCGAAGGCTCATCAATCCTGGCAATTACGCATAACGACAGCTATCACGACGTTTTCTCAAAACAAATTACCGCCCTTGGCAATCCAAACGATATTTTATTTGTCATTGCCAACCGAGGTAACACCTCACCTATTATCCAAGCCATTCAAGCAGCACACGAACGAAAAATGAGTGTAGTGGCCTTGACCAGCCCAGAAGCGAAAAACATTTCTTCTTTGACGTCACAAGATGACACTGAAATAAAGGTCAATTTATTAGGTACGGCAAGAGTCCATGAATGCCAAATTACAGTTATTCATACTCTGGTGGACTTATTGGAAAGGCAGCTATTCGGCTACGAAGACTAG
- a CDS encoding ClpXP protease specificity-enhancing factor, which yields MIPKRSYLLNAAYSWVADNEMTPYLLVDAEQENVVIPTEFVKDGQIVLNISMSAVRHLIMDKEAVSFEARFSGKPMQVYVPMKAAMALYAKENGDGFVFPDEEFGEEPTPTPPTPPKGFQLKVVK from the coding sequence ATGATACCAAAACGATCTTATTTACTAAATGCCGCTTATTCTTGGGTAGCCGACAACGAAATGACGCCTTATTTATTGGTGGACGCTGAGCAAGAAAATGTCGTTATTCCAACCGAATTCGTAAAAGATGGTCAAATTGTACTGAATATCAGTATGAGTGCCGTTCGCCATCTTATTATGGATAAAGAGGCGGTGTCATTTGAGGCGCGGTTTAGTGGCAAGCCTATGCAGGTTTACGTGCCAATGAAAGCGGCGATGGCATTGTATGCAAAAGAAAATGGCGATGGCTTTGTGTTTCCAGATGAAGAGTTTGGGGAAGAGCCAACACCAACACCACCTACGCCTCCAAAGGGGTTTCAGCTGAAAGTGGTTAAATAA